A genomic stretch from Gopherus evgoodei ecotype Sinaloan lineage chromosome 18, rGopEvg1_v1.p, whole genome shotgun sequence includes:
- the C18H1orf159 gene encoding uncharacterized protein C1orf159 homolog isoform X1: MAMSYVLLLTRLIAEVISKSTESLVSQPECCMDVLDANSTCPVTNQCSPGCYREWNEDGSSSCIKCKNETASVASTYNLTDCRNTDTRGMNFQMNISTVTPFLQNIGGPEVAASLILGTFFISLFLILSVASFFYLKRANKLPNMFYRRNKASVLQPSETASMIPPPTSSVRKPRYVRRERSLVMSASAAMIPSAETRVSNV, from the exons ATGGCAATGTCATATGTCCTTCTCCTAACTAGACTCATAGCTGAAGTTATAAGCAAATCCACTGAAAGTTTG GTTTCACAGCCAGAATGCTGTATGGATGTATTGGATGCTAACAGCACCTGTCCAGTCACTAACCAGTGCAGTCCAG GTTGTTACAGAGAGTGGAATGAGGATGGGAGTAGCAGTTGCATTAAATGCAAGAATGAAACCGCTTCTGTTGCGTCAACTTACAATCTGACCGATTGTAGAAATA CTGATACCAGAGGaatgaattttcaaatgaataTAAGTACCGTAACCCCCTTTCTACAAAATATAG GGGGCCCAGAAGTGGCAGCTTCTCTCATTTTAGGGACATTCTTCATCAGTTTATTCCTGATACTGTCTGTGGCTTCATTCTTCTACCTCAAACGTGCCAATAAACTTCCAAATATGTTCTACAGAAGAAATAAAG CATCAGTTCTGCAGCCCAGTGAAACA GCATCAATGATACCTCCACCTACTTCTTCAG TTCGAAAGCCACGCTACGTCAGACGAGAGCGATCGTTAGTGATGTCTGCATCCGCTGCTATGATCCCTTCTGCTGAAACCAGGGTCAGCAATGTTTAG
- the C18H1orf159 gene encoding uncharacterized protein C1orf159 homolog isoform X2: protein MAMSYVLLLTRLIAEVISKSTESLVSQPECCMDVLDANSTCPVTNQCSPGCYREWNEDGSSSCIKCKNETASVASTYNLTDCRNRGPEVAASLILGTFFISLFLILSVASFFYLKRANKLPNMFYRRNKASVLQPSETASMIPPPTSSVRKPRYVRRERSLVMSASAAMIPSAETRVSNV from the exons ATGGCAATGTCATATGTCCTTCTCCTAACTAGACTCATAGCTGAAGTTATAAGCAAATCCACTGAAAGTTTG GTTTCACAGCCAGAATGCTGTATGGATGTATTGGATGCTAACAGCACCTGTCCAGTCACTAACCAGTGCAGTCCAG GTTGTTACAGAGAGTGGAATGAGGATGGGAGTAGCAGTTGCATTAAATGCAAGAATGAAACCGCTTCTGTTGCGTCAACTTACAATCTGACCGATTGTAGAAATA GGGGCCCAGAAGTGGCAGCTTCTCTCATTTTAGGGACATTCTTCATCAGTTTATTCCTGATACTGTCTGTGGCTTCATTCTTCTACCTCAAACGTGCCAATAAACTTCCAAATATGTTCTACAGAAGAAATAAAG CATCAGTTCTGCAGCCCAGTGAAACA GCATCAATGATACCTCCACCTACTTCTTCAG TTCGAAAGCCACGCTACGTCAGACGAGAGCGATCGTTAGTGATGTCTGCATCCGCTGCTATGATCCCTTCTGCTGAAACCAGGGTCAGCAATGTTTAG